A genomic stretch from Gorilla gorilla gorilla isolate KB3781 chromosome 20, NHGRI_mGorGor1-v2.1_pri, whole genome shotgun sequence includes:
- the JSRP1 gene encoding junctional sarcoplasmic reticulum protein 1: protein MQDLVPHPSQPGPGPAAAPAISMTTRAWEELDGGLGSCQALEDHSALAETQEDRASATPRLADSGSVPHDSQVAEGPSVDTRPKKMEKEPAARGTPGTGKERLKAGASGFAGGPRSAPARKKAQTAPPLQPPPPPPPALSEELPWGDLSLNKCLVLASLVALLGLAFQLCRDAVAGEAALQARVPEPWVPPSSAPREPSSPLPKFEAQAPPSAPPAPRAEAEVRPKIPGSREAAEKDEEEPGEATGEAVRENRVPLADRGPKERPRREGKPRKEKPRKEERPKKERPRKEERPRAAREPQEALPRRWESREGGHRPWARDSRDAEPRKKQAWVSPRRPDEEQRPGSRQKLRAGKGRD from the exons ATGCAAGACCTTGttccccacccctcccagccTGGCCCGGGACCTGCTGCTGCTCCAGCCATCTCCATGACAACCAGAGCCTGGGAGGAGCTGGATGGCGGCCTGGGCAGCTGCCAGGCCCTGGAGGACCACTCTGCGCTGGCCGAGACCCAGGAGGACAGGGCTTCAG CGACACCCAGGCTGGCCGACTCCGGCAGCGTGCCCcac GACTCTCAGGTGGCTGAAGGCCCCAGTGTGGACACCAGGCCCAAGAAGATGGAAAAAGAGCCTGCCGCCAGGGGGACCCCAGGAACGGGGAAGGAGAGGCTGAAAGCCGGAGCGAGTGGGTTTGCAGGAG GCCCTCGGAGCGCCCCCGCGCGCAAGAAGGCGCAGACCGCGCCGCCcctgcagccgccgccgccgccgcccccggccCTGAGCGAGGAGCTGCCCTGGGGAGACCTGTCGCTCAACAAGTGCCTGGTGCTCGCCTCGCTGGTGGCGCTGCTGGGCTTGGCTTTCCAGCTGTGCCGCG ACGCCGTCGCTGGGGAGGCAGCACTCCAAGCACGTGTGCCCGAGCCCTGGGTCCCGCCAAGCTCAGCCCCGAGGGAGCCATCGTCGCCCCTG CCTAAGTTCGAGGCCCAGGCGCCTCCATCAGCGCCGCCTGCGCCCCGGGCCGAGGCAGAGGTCAGACCCAAGATTCCCGGGAGTCGGGAGGCTGCAGAGAAGGACGAAGAGGAGCCCGGCGAGGCCACCGGAGAGGCCGTCCGGGAGAACCGTGTGCCCCTCGCAGACCGGGGACCCAAGGAGAGGCCTCGGAGAGAGGGGAAGCCGCGGAAGGAGAAGCCGCGGAAGGAGGAGAGACCTAAGAAAGAGAGGCCGCGGAAAGAGGAGAGGCCACGGGCCGCCAGGGAGCCCCAGGAAGCCCTACCCCGGCGCTGGGAGTCACGCGAAGGGGGCCACCGGCCGTGGGCACGGGACTCCAGGGACGCCGAGCCCAGGAAGAAGCAGGCCTGGGTGTCCCCGAGGCGTCCCGACGAGGAGCAGCGGCCTGGGAGTCGCCAGAAGCTCCGCGCAGGCAAGGGGCGGGACTGA
- the OAZ1 gene encoding ornithine decarboxylase antizyme 1 (protein translation is dependent on +1 polyamine-induced ribosomal frameshift) has protein sequence MVKSSLQRILNSHCFAREKEGDKPSATIHASRTMPLLSLHSRGGSSSESSRVSLHCCSNPGPGPRWCSDAPHPPLKIPGGRGNSQRDHNLSANLFYSDDRLNVTEELTSNDKTRILNVQSRLTDAKRINWRTVLSGGSLYIEIPGGALPEGSKDSFAVLLEFAEEQLRADHVFICFHKNREDRAALLRTFSFLGFEIVRPGHPLVPKRPDACFMAYTFERESSGEEEE, from the exons ATGGTGAAATCCTCCCTGCAGCGGATCCTCAATAGCCACTGCTTCgccagagagaaggaaggggatAAACCCAGCGCCACCATCCACGCCAGCCGCACCATGCCGCTCCTAAGCCTGCACagccgcggcggcagcagcagtGAGAG TTCCAGGGTCTCCCTCCACTGCTGTAGTAACCCGGGTCCGGGGCCTCGGTGGTGCTCC GATGCCCCTCACCCACCCCTGAAGATCCCAGGTGGGCGAGGGAATAGTCAGAGGGATCACAATCTTTCAGCTAACTTATTCTACTCC GATGATCGGCTGAATGTAACAGAGGAATTAACGTCCAACGACAAGACGAGGATTCTCAACGTCCAGTCCAGGCTCACAGACGCCAAACGCATTAACTGGCGAACAGTGTTGAGTGGCGGCAGCCTCTACATCGAGATCCCGGGCGGCGCGCTGCCGGAGGGGAGCAAGGACAG CTTTGCAGTTCTCCTGGAGTTCGCTGAGGAGCAGCTGCGAGCCGACCATGTCTTCATTTGCTTCCACAAGAACCGCGAGGACAGAG CCGCCTTGCTCCGAACCTTCAGCTTTTTGGGCTTTGAGATTGTGAGACCGGGGCATCCCCTTGTCCCCAAGAGACCCGACGCTTGCTTCATGGCCTACACGTTCGAGAGAGAGTCTtcgggagaggaggaggagtag